A genomic region of Capra hircus breed San Clemente chromosome 19, ASM170441v1, whole genome shotgun sequence contains the following coding sequences:
- the UNK gene encoding RING finger protein unkempt homolog produces MSKGPGPGGSAASSAPPAATAQVLQAQPEKPQHYTYLKEFRTEQCPLFVQHKCTQHRPYTCFHWHFVNQRRRRSIRRRDGTFNYSPDVYCTKYDEATGLCPEGDECPFLHRTTGDTERRYHLRYYKTGICIHETDAKGNCARNGLHCAFAHGPHDLRSPVYDIRELQAMEALQNGQTTVEGSMEGQSAGAASHAMIEKILSEEPRWQETAYVLGNYKTEPCKKPPRLCRQGYACPYYHNSKDRRRSPRKHKYRSSPCPNVKHGDEWGDPGKCENGDSCQYCHTRTEQQFHPEIYKSTKCNDMQQSGSCPRGPFCAFAHVEQPPLSDDLQPSSAVSSPTQPGPVLYMPSAAGDSVPVSPSSPHAPDLSALLCRNSSLGSPSNLCGSPPGSIRKPSNLEGIVFPGESGLAPGSYKKAPGFEREDQVGAEYLKNLKCQAKLKPHSLEPRSQEQPLLQPKQDMLGVLPVGSPLTSSISSSITSSLAATPPSPAGTSSVPGMNANALPFYPTSDTVESVIESALDDLDLNEFGVAALEKTFDNSTVSHPGSITMGGSLLQSSAPVNIPGSLGSSASFHSASPSPPVSLSSHFLQQPQGHLSQSENTFLGTSASHGSLGLNGMNSSIWEHFASGSFSPGTSPAFLSGPGAAELARLRQELDEANGTIKRWEESWKQAKQACDAWKKEAEEAGERASAAGAECELAREQRDALEVQVKKLQEELERLHSGPDPQALPAFPGLEALSLSTLHSLQKRLRAHLEQVDKAVFHMQSVKCLKCQEQNRAVLPCQHAVLCELCAEGSECPVCQPSRAHSLQS; encoded by the exons GTACCTGAAGGAGTTCCGCACTGAGCAGTGCCCGCTATTTGTGCAGCACAAATGCACTCAGCACCGGCCCTACACCTGCTTCCACTGGCATTTCGTGAACCAACGTCGCCGCCGGTCCATCCGCCGTCGGGACGGCACCTTCAACTACAGCCCCGACGTCTACTGCACCAAGTACGACGAGGCCACGGGCCTCTGCCCGGAAGGCGACGA GTGCCCGTTCCTGCACAGGACCACGGGGGACACGGAGCGCCGCTACCACCTCCGCTACTACAAGACGGGGATCTGCATCCACGAGACCGACGCAAAGGGCAACTGCGCAAGAAACGGCCTGCACTGCGCTTTCGCTCACGGGCCCCATGACCTCCGCTCCCCTGTCTATGACATCAG GGAGCTCCAGGCAATGGAGGCCTTGCAGAACGGCCAGACCACAGTAGAGGGCAGCATGGAAGGCCAGTCAGCTGGGGCCGCGAGCCACGCCATGATAGAAAAAATCCTCAGTGAGGAGCCGCGGTGGCAAG AGACCGCTTACGTGCTGGGGAACTATAAGACGGAGCCGTGTAAGAAGCCCCCGCGGCTGTGCCGTCAGGGTTACGCCTGCCCCTACTACCACAACAGCAAGGACCGGCGGCGGAGTCCCCGGAAACACAAATACAG GTCATCTCCATGTCCGAACGTAAAGCACGGGGACGAGTGGGGAGACCCTGGCAAGTGTGAGAACGGAGACTCTTGCCAGTACTGCCACACACGCACGGAGCAGCAGTTCCACCCTGAG ATCTATAAATCCACCAAGTGCAACGACATGCAGCAGTCGGGCAGCTGTCCCCGAGGACCCTTCTGCGCCTTCGCCCATGTAGAAC AGCCCCCCCTCAGTGACGACCTGCAGCcttcctcagctgtgtccagcccCACCCAGCCAGGCCCCGTCTTGTACATGCCGTCTGCTGCTGGAGACTCAGTGCCCGTGAGCCCCTCCAGCCCGCACGCCCCTGACCTCAGCGCT CTCCTCTGTAGAAACAGCAGCCTCGGCAGCCCATCTAACCTCTGTGGCTCCCCACCGGGCTCCATCCGGAAGCCCTCCAATCTGGAAGGCATTGTCTTTCCTGGGGAGTCTGGCCTTGCCCCTGGCAGCTATAAGAAGGCTCCTGGCTTCGAGAGGGAAGACCAGGTGGGAGCTGAGTACCTGAAAAATTTGAAATGCCAG GCCAAGTTAAAACCCCACTCACTAGAGCCCAGGAGTCAAGAGCAGCCTCTGCTTCAGCCCAAACAG GACATGCTGGGCGTCCTCCCCGTGGGCAGCCCCCTCACCTCCAGCATCTCTTCCAGCATCACCTCCAGCCTAGCAGCCACTCCTCCTAGCCCCGCTGGCACCAGCAGCGTCCCTGGCATGAATGCAAATGCTCTGCCCTTCTACCCCACCAGCGACACGGTAGAGTCGGTCATAG AGTCCGCGCTGGACGACCTCGACCTGAACGAGTTTGGGGTGGCTGCCCTAGAGAAGACCTTCGACAACAGCACAGTGTCCCATCCAGGCAGCATCACCATGG GCGGCAGTCTACTGCAGAGCTCCGCGCCCGTGAACATCCCCGGCTCCTTGGGCAGCTCTGCTTCGTTCCACTCCGCGTCCCCGTCCCCTCCTGTCAGCCTCTCCTCTCATTTCCTGCAGCAGCCGCAGGGCCACCTGAGCCAGTCAGAGAACACATTTCTGGGGACCTCAGCATcccatggatctttgg GTCTGAATGGGATGAACAGCAGCATCTGGGAGCACTTTGCCTCTGGAAGCTTCTCCCCGGGCACTTCCCCTGCCTTCCTGTCAGGGCCGGGGGCTGCCGAGCTGGCCCGGCTTCGGCAGGAGCTGGATGAAGCCAACGGCACCATCAAGCGGTGGGAGGAGTCCTGGAAGCAGGCCAAGCAG GCTTGTGATGCCtggaagaaggaggcagaggaggccGGGGAGCGGGCCAGCGCGGCGGGTGCAGAGTGCGAGCTGGCCCGGGAGCAGCGGGATGCCCTGGAGGTACAGGTGAAGAAGCTGCAGGAGGAGCTGGAGCGGCTGCACTCGGGCCCTGACCCACAGGCCCTGCCCGCCTTCCCCGGCCTGGAGGCCCTCTCACTCTCCACCCTCCACTCTCTCCAGAAGCGGCTGCGGGCTCACCTGGAGCAAGTGGACAAG GCCGTATTCCACATGCAGTCGGTGAAATGCCTTAAGTGTCAGGAGCAGAACCGAGCGGTGCTGCCGTGCCAACACGCCGTGCTGTGTGAGCTCTGTGCCGAGGGCAGTGAGTGCCCCGTCTGCCAGCCGAGCCGGGCCCATTCCCTCCAGTCGTGA